The proteins below come from a single Candidatus Cloacimonadaceae bacterium genomic window:
- the lnt gene encoding apolipoprotein N-acyltransferase — protein MKLKNMLLLLLGVVMLSLSRLPLHLGWLAFVGWIPLLAIFESGCTSARRLLQMSFIFSLIYLGVVFYWVGSVTIGGLIGLIILYAGFYFIVFYMIQRVFLVVPRWRYVAFVCGILSFEFLQNFGENRFPWFNTAYSLADYTVLIQIADLGGVLGISLLILLVNLGLYRLLRRKGWSILAVVLIFVSWVGYGVFRMNSIKMGRIDAGIQVMQPSIPQEDKWDEDQYQMILKRYHELTFAAAEDGAKLVIWPEAAMPVYLTHDYSRLNDLYEIIESANVDVFTGFPDYAPAPPSHFADKYYYNAATLFKPKRPPDKIYHKNILVPIGERMIWLAYFPFLSKLQFGQANWEFGTELCYYQSGDYIFSPSICYETAFAGINHRMAIRKEAGRLIKSDYLVNITNDAWFGTSYGPWLHAMMMKFRAVENRIQIYRSANTGISIIIDPLGRVIARADLFEIKNISADLYRTPTIPIIRRIHPYPWLFVILTLLLFGASLFKRTPDRKVRL, from the coding sequence ATGAAGCTAAAAAACATGCTGCTTTTGCTGCTTGGCGTGGTGATGCTCTCGCTGTCCAGGTTGCCTTTGCATCTCGGCTGGCTGGCTTTTGTAGGTTGGATCCCTCTGCTGGCGATCTTTGAAAGCGGATGCACTTCTGCCCGCAGACTGCTGCAGATGTCTTTCATCTTTTCGCTGATCTATCTCGGAGTCGTGTTCTATTGGGTTGGCAGCGTCACTATTGGCGGGTTGATCGGCCTCATTATTCTCTATGCCGGGTTTTATTTTATCGTTTTCTATATGATCCAGCGGGTGTTTCTCGTGGTTCCGCGCTGGCGCTACGTAGCTTTTGTGTGTGGAATCCTGAGCTTCGAGTTTTTGCAAAACTTCGGTGAGAACCGTTTTCCGTGGTTCAACACCGCCTATTCGCTTGCGGACTATACCGTTTTGATCCAGATTGCCGATCTCGGTGGCGTGCTTGGGATCTCCCTGCTCATCTTATTGGTCAATCTCGGGCTCTACCGCCTTTTAAGGCGGAAGGGCTGGAGCATCCTTGCGGTTGTCCTGATTTTCGTGTCCTGGGTGGGCTATGGAGTCTTCAGGATGAACAGCATTAAAATGGGACGGATCGATGCCGGCATTCAGGTGATGCAGCCATCTATCCCTCAGGAAGATAAGTGGGACGAAGATCAATATCAGATGATCCTGAAACGCTATCATGAGCTCACTTTCGCTGCCGCGGAGGATGGTGCAAAACTGGTCATCTGGCCCGAAGCCGCCATGCCGGTTTATCTGACGCACGATTATTCACGCTTGAATGATCTCTACGAAATCATCGAAAGCGCCAATGTCGATGTCTTCACCGGCTTTCCGGATTACGCACCCGCGCCGCCAAGCCACTTTGCCGATAAGTATTATTACAACGCTGCTACGCTTTTCAAGCCCAAACGTCCGCCGGATAAGATCTATCACAAAAACATTCTTGTTCCCATCGGTGAACGCATGATCTGGCTGGCATATTTTCCCTTCCTCTCCAAACTACAGTTCGGTCAGGCAAACTGGGAGTTCGGCACCGAGCTATGTTATTATCAAAGCGGGGACTATATCTTTTCTCCCTCGATCTGCTATGAGACCGCGTTTGCAGGAATCAACCACCGCATGGCAATCCGCAAGGAAGCAGGGCGTCTGATAAAAAGCGATTATCTGGTCAATATCACCAATGACGCCTGGTTCGGAACTTCCTACGGTCCCTGGCTACACGCGATGATGATGAAATTCCGCGCCGTGGAAAACCGCATCCAAATCTACCGCAGCGCCAATACCGGCATCTCGATAATCATTGATCCTTTGGGCAGAGTCATCGCGAGAGCGGATCTCTTTGAAATAAAGAACATTAGCGCTGACCTTTACAGAACTCCGACGATTCCCATCATCCGTCGTATCCATCCCTATCCCTGGCTCTTTGTGATCCTGACGCTGTTGCTTTTTGGCGCGTCGCTATTTAAAAGGACGCCGGATCGGAAAGTGAGGCTTTGA